From a region of the Lactuca sativa cultivar Salinas chromosome 4, Lsat_Salinas_v11, whole genome shotgun sequence genome:
- the LOC111902027 gene encoding uncharacterized protein LOC111902027, whose protein sequence is MAFSAIPTTTSWRPVTADNPYTPFTHRSLISTPRLCRRPSTIICSSSLKSPNSTEEKRELLKQYGLDPDEFLSEPTPSKSRRSKEHQKTGRGKQVGAPHEQAKPRETHKLLQVLGGTARRKKLLSPKSMDVRPMMEVVKGAAFGILQAAGGCPTSLRPGRWLDLYSGTGSVGIEAISRGCSQVHFVEMDPWVVSDVLRPNLEWTGFLDNSVIHTVRVETFFERIKESSGKDGPFDYISVTPPYMEVDYEILMKQISESSVIGDDSFIVVEYPFRTNMLETCGGLVKLADRRFGRTHLAIYGPTWAQKKRRS, encoded by the exons ATGGCGTTCTCTGCAATACCCACGACAACTTCATGGCGTCCTGTTACTGCCGATAATCCTTATACTCCCTTCACCCACCGTTCCTTAATCTCCACTCCGCGGCTGTGCCGGCGGCCTTCAACCATCATATGTTCGTCATCTCTCA AATCGCCTAATTCCACGGAAGAGAAGAGGGAGTTGCTCAAACAATACGGTCTCGATCCCGATGAATTTCTCTCTGAACCTACTCCTTCGAAG TCGAGAAGGAGTAAAGAGCATCAAAAGACTGGGAGAGGGAAACAGGTAGGAGCACCACATGAGCAAGCTAAGCCTAGGGAGACTCATAAGTTGCTTCAG GTTCTTGGAGGAACAGCAAGAAGGAAGAAATTACTATCACCAAAAAGCATGGATGTCCGCCCAATGATGGAAGTAGTCAAAGGTGCAGCTTTTGGTATTTTGCAG GCTGCTGGTGGATGCCCTACATCTTTGAGGCCTGGAAGATGGTTAGACTTATACAGTGGCACAGGGTCTGTTGGCATAGAAGCTATCAGCAGAGGATGCTCTCAG GTCCATTTTGTGGAAATGGATCCATGGGTTGTATCCGATGTTCTACGCCCTAATTTAGAATGGACTGGATTTCTTGATAATTCTGTTATACACACAGTTCGTGTGGAAACTTTCTTTGAGCGCATTAAAGAATCTTCAG GAAAAGATGGACCATTTGATTACATAAGTGTCACACCTCCTTACATGGAAGTGGATTATGAGATTTTAATGAAGCAAATTTCAGAATCATCTGTGATTGGAGATGATTCTTTTata GTTGTGGAGTATCCATTCAGAACCAACATGCTGGAAACATGTGGGGGTCTTGTTAAG TTAGCTGATCGTCGTTTTGGAAGGACACATCTGGCAATATATGGGCCCACATGGGCTCAGAAGAAGAGAAGATCATAA
- the LOC111902036 gene encoding inactive LRR receptor-like serine/threonine-protein kinase BIR2, producing the protein MEKNPRSMARFRGIFDSVILITVAVFLCTQSSSVVAEDDEKCLRGVKDSFRDPELKLHSWNFNNNTPGFVCTFDFVDCWNDQENRLLTLNPINLGLAGTISPSFEFCMSLQNLELSGNRLTGSIPRDLCKWMPYLVNLDLSDNQLSGELPDLANCSFLNKLILSGNQFSGSIPPQFSNFGRLSDFSVANNALSGPIPPGLSRFGSSNFDGNSGLCGEPLSRCGGLSTKNLAIIIAAGVFGAAASLLIGFGLWWWCVTKSKQRRRYGIGGDDDSSSWADRLRTHKLVQVSLFQKPLVKVRLVDLMAATNNFSKESVVISSRTGTTYKAILSDGSALAIKRLSKCDLHERQFRAEMNLLGQLRHPNLTPLLGFCTVEEEKLLVYKYMSNGTLSSTLSKQSSLLDWPSRFRIALGAARGLAWLHHGCRPSILHQNVSSNAIFLDEDYDARIVDFGLASLMNSNEGSFINGDLGEFGYVAPEYSMTMVPSMKGDAYAFGVVLLELATGQKPTNVTAAEEGFKGSLVDWVNQLSSCGQMENAIDKNVHGTGHDEKIVKFMGIAGNCVTPQARSRWSMYQVYEALKNMGQELGFSEQYDEFPLLYGM; encoded by the coding sequence ATGGAGAAAAACCCTAGATCAATGGCCCGTTTCAGAGGAATCTTTGATTCTGTAATACTCATCACGGTTGCTGTCTTCCTCTGTACTCAGTCGTCGTCGGTGGTCGCAGAGGACGATGAGAAGTGTTTGCGAGGCGTGAAGGATTCATTTCGTGATCCAGAGTTGAAGCTTCATTCCTGGAACTTCAATAACAATACCCCAGGATTCGTCTGCACATTTGATTTCGTCGACTGTTGGAACGATCAGGAAAATCGTTTGCTTACGCTCAATCCTATTAACTTAGGCCTCGCCGGAACAATTTCACCGAGCTTCGAGTTTTGTATGAGCTTACAGAATCTAGAACTCTCCGGTAATCGTCTCACCGGTTCCATACCCAGGGACCTTTGTAAGTGGATGCCTTATTTAGTCAACTTAGATCTATCGGACAACCAATTGTCGGGAGAGCTTCCGGATCTCGCTAATTGTTCGTTTTTGAATAAGCTTATCCTCTCCGGCAATCAATTTTCTGGTAGTATACCACCTCAGTTCTCAAATTTCGGCAGACTATCTGATTTTTCGGTTGCGAACAATGCTCTTTCTGGTCCGATTCCACCAGGCTTGTCGAGATTTGGTTCGTCCAATTTTGATGGGAACAGTGGACTTTGTGGTGAGCCGCTTAGCAGGTGCGGTGGTTTAAGCACGAAGAATCTGGCGATAATCATCGCCGCCGGTGTGTTTGGGGCAGCGGCGTCGTTGTTAATAGGGTttgggttgtggtggtggtgCGTGACGAAATCGAAGCAAAGGAGACGCTACGGAATCGGCGGAGACGACGATAGCAGTAGCTGGGCAGATAGGTTGAGAACTCACAAGCTTGTTCAAGTCTCTTTGTTTCAGAAACCACTTGTGAAGGTCAGATTAGTCGATTTAATGGCTGCAACAAACAATTTCAGTAAAGAGAGTGTCGTCATTTCATCAAGAACAGGAACAACCTACAAGGCCATTCTCTCCGATGGATCTGCTCTTGCGATCAAGCGACTTAGCAAATGCGACCTTCACGAGAGGCAATTCCGAGCTGAGATGAATCTACTGGGTCAACTCAGACACCCTAATCTGACTCCATTGTTGGGTTTCTGCACAGTAGAAGAAGAAAAGCTCTTGGTTTACAAATACATGTCAAACGGAACTCTCTCTTCTACATTATCTAAACAATCAAGCTTGCTGGATTGGCCAAGTAGATTTAGAATCGCCCTTGGTGCAGCAAGAGGCCTTGCTTGGCTCCACCATGGCTGTCGACCTTCAATCTTACATCAAAACGTAAGTTCCAACGCCATATTTCTTGATGAAGATTACGACGCTCGAATAGTAGATTTTGGATTAGCTTCCCTCATGAATTCTAACGAAGGTAGCTTTATCAACGGTGACCTTGGTGAATTCGGTTATGTAGCTCCGGAATACTCCATGACCATGGTTCCTTCCATGAAAGGAGATGCTTATGCTTTTGGTGTAGTGCTCTTAGAACTTGCAACCGGTCAAAAACCCACGAATGTAACAGCTGCTGAAGAAGGGTTTAAGGGTAGTTTAGTCGATTGGGTGAATCAGCTTTCAAGTTGTGGACAGATGGAGAATGCGATTGATAAGAATGTTCATGGAACAGGTCATGATGAGAAAATTGTGAAATTCATGGGAATTGCAGGTAATTGTGTTACACCTCAAGCTAGATCAAGATGGTCAATGTATCAGGTTTATGAAGCATTGAAGAACATGggacaagaattagggttttctgaacaATATGATGAGTTTCCACTTCTTTATGGCATGTAG